Proteins from one Kineococcus mangrovi genomic window:
- a CDS encoding DsbA family protein, which yields MAGQPTAAQARQQKISAMRAGDARRRRRRQVTVTTTTTVAALALVALVVVVLQNGRDSSSTAGATPPGVTGSDGGYVLPGTPAAGAPTLDIWEDFQCPACKTFETVQGQTVTELAASGQAKVVVHVVTLIGDHNIGNQWSQKAAEAAAAAAAQGKFLPFHRVVFAHQPAEGAGFTDEQLRGFAQQAGVPDMDAWQQAYDSGTYAGFVQRVEARAEGSDQIQGTPTLRVGGREIAYAEAVNATPEAFKALVLQP from the coding sequence GTGGCAGGGCAGCCGACCGCGGCCCAAGCCCGTCAGCAGAAGATCAGCGCGATGCGGGCTGGGGACGCGCGCCGGCGACGTCGCCGGCAGGTCACCGTCACCACCACCACCACCGTCGCGGCGCTGGCCCTGGTGGCCCTCGTGGTGGTGGTCTTGCAGAACGGGCGTGACAGCTCCAGCACGGCGGGGGCGACCCCACCGGGGGTCACCGGCAGCGACGGGGGGTACGTGCTGCCCGGCACACCGGCCGCAGGGGCACCCACGCTGGACATCTGGGAGGACTTCCAGTGCCCGGCGTGCAAGACCTTCGAGACCGTCCAGGGCCAGACCGTGACCGAGCTGGCCGCCAGCGGTCAGGCCAAGGTCGTCGTCCACGTCGTCACGCTCATCGGTGACCACAACATCGGCAACCAGTGGTCGCAGAAGGCCGCTGAAGCGGCCGCCGCGGCGGCCGCGCAGGGCAAGTTCTTGCCCTTCCACCGCGTGGTGTTCGCCCACCAGCCGGCCGAGGGGGCCGGTTTCACCGATGAGCAGCTGCGAGGGTTCGCCCAGCAGGCCGGTGTGCCCGACATGGACGCCTGGCAGCAGGCCTACGACAGCGGCACCTACGCCGGGTTCGTCCAGCGGGTCGAGGCGCGTGCGGAGGGCAGCGACCAGATCCAGGGGACCCCGACGTTGCGGGTGGGGGGCCGGGAGATCGCCTACGCCGAGGCGGTCAACGCCACCCCGGAGGCCTTCAAGGCCCTCGTCCTGCAGCCGTAG